The Mycolicibacterium mucogenicum DSM 44124 genomic sequence CAGAACAACCACCCGGCGCGACGGCTCGACGCCCTCGCTCTCGCTGTGGACGCCGTCCACGGCTGCCACGGCGTCGTGCACGATCTTGCGCTCGAACGGCGTCATCGGCGACAGCTCTTCACGCTCACCCGACGCCAGCACCCGCTCGGCGACCTTCTTGCCCAGCGCGGCCAGTTCATCACGCCGCTGCCGACGCCACCGGGCGATGTCCAGCATCAGCCGGCTGCGTTCGCCGGTCTTCTGGTGCACAGCCAACCGGGTCAGCTCCTGGAGCGCGTCCAGCACCTCGCCCTTGCGCCCCACCAGCTTGCTCAGATCGTTGCCGCCGTCGATGCTGACGACCGCGCGGTCGCCTTCAACATCCAGATCGATGTCGCCATCGAAGTCCAGCAGATCGAGGAGCTCCTCGAGGTAGTCACCGGCGATCTCGCCCTCGGCGACCAGGCGCTCCTCGAGATCGTCGTTCTTGCTTGCAGGAGCGGCCTCGGCCGTCGTCGGGGCCGGGGCCTCCGCCTGCGTTTCTGTGTCTGTCATATCCCTGCCTTCTCCCTCTTGCACCGGCCGTCGCTCAGGGTCTTTACCCTCTGACCGGTCAACGCTTCTTCTTGTTGGGCTTGGCGCCCGGGGCCGGCTTCGAGCCGGCGGAATCGGATTCAGTGCCGTCGAGCTCCGTACCGGTCTGTTCGACGTCGGTACCGGCGCTGGCCGGGGCGGCCGGCGGATTGCCCTTCTTGTTCCGGTTCGGTTTCACACCGGGTGCCGGAGCATTGGCCGACCGGCGTGCGATCGCCTGCTCCTTCTCCTCCGCCTCACGCTTCTCGATCCGGTTGAACACCACGTGCTGCTGACCGTAGGTCCAGATGTTGTTGGCCACCCAGTACATG encodes the following:
- a CDS encoding protein jag, whose translation is MTDTETQAEAPAPTTAEAAPASKNDDLEERLVAEGEIAGDYLEELLDLLDFDGDIDLDVEGDRAVVSIDGGNDLSKLVGRKGEVLDALQELTRLAVHQKTGERSRLMLDIARWRRQRRDELAALGKKVAERVLASGEREELSPMTPFERKIVHDAVAAVDGVHSESEGVEPSRRVVVLLD